Proteins encoded within one genomic window of Aquarana catesbeiana isolate 2022-GZ linkage group LG03, ASM4218655v1, whole genome shotgun sequence:
- the LOC141132052 gene encoding LOW QUALITY PROTEIN: RING finger protein 214-like (The sequence of the model RefSeq protein was modified relative to this genomic sequence to represent the inferred CDS: inserted 1 base in 1 codon) codes for MLETHSPEGDIGCQLDTEKDHCQPLTTQNGENQSEYQTKSISVQTEYKSKQDAETVTDGETEEVLKQLFSCREHLRKSYQEVLDRQTQSEKHLQVQIKQLKQKRDEEIHKQKEYIKSIHDLTIKREEFRKRVEKEGKESSQKEQDLSTELSKLQSKSESLKQEQAELESKIVELLSEQAAEREEWDAELKSLRKKENEVTQGVLKELERAQNAEVLSLESRRDLLLISLDEAEKDAEVTLSYLRVAPPHKEWLQLKQRWDARLAGLKQIKANLREQFEAQIKQVKCGTKLGNLPSILAPNLPPPPXDPNLMLQKIAFATPPIPNQGPAVPLSASIPSKEPTFQQPFLGPTSFLYQRPPPLAFPPGNFLGPLQSAPRLPGISDLHSSSDVPGPPSTDKLNKILEKLQAMFPQCNKAQLTDILQQVKMKRGTLAGLTVEELCQLVATQLHEPLLREASNPDLKVTQPIGHGRPQYQNTQRTAPFLSSATGAYAVRPQLCLICQKNVQPHDLQPMSCNHVMHVECNRFWAITNKNNSCPFCPSQR; via the exons ATGTTAGAAACTCACAGTCCTGAAGGTGACATTGGATGCCAGCTGGACACAGAAAAAGACCATTGCCAACCACTGACGACCCAAAATGGAGAAAATCAGAGTGAATATCAAACCAAGAGCATTTCTGTGCAGACAGAGTATAAAAGTAAGCAAGATGCTGAGACTGTCACAGATGGGGAGACTGAGGAGGTCCTGAAGCAACTCTTCAGCTGCAGAGAACATCTAAGGAAGAGTTACCAAGAGGTGCTGGACAGACAGACCCAGTCAGAAAAACACCTGCAAGTTCAAATCAAACAACTAAAACAGAAAAGAGATGAAGAAATACACAAACAAAAGGAATATATCAAATCTATTCACGATCTGACAATTAAGAGGGAAGAGTTCAGGAAAAGGGTGGAGAAAGAGGGGAAAGAGTCATCTCAGAAAGAACAAGATCTAAGCACTGAACTTTCCAAACTGCAAAGCAAGAGTGAGAGCCTCAAGCAAGAGCAAGCAGAGCTTGAAAGTAAGATTGTGGAGCTACTTTCTGAGCAGGCTGCAGAAAGGGAAGAGTGGGATGCTGAACTGAAGTCATTAAGGAAGAAAGAAAATGAGGTGACACAGGGTGTGTTGAAAGAACTAGAGCGTGCACAAAATGCTGAGGTGCTTTCACTGGAGAGCCGGAGAGACTTATTGCTGATATCTTTAGATGAAGCAGAAAAGGATGCAGAAGTAACTTTATCCTACCTTAGAGTTGCTCCACCTCATAAGGAATGGCTTCAGCTTAAACAAAGATGGGACGCTAGGCTAGCTGGTCTCAAACAAATTAAAGCGAATCTTCGGGAACAGTTTGAAGCACAAATAAAACAGGTCAAATGTGGGACTAAATTAGGCAACCTTCCTTCAATATTGGCTCcaaatctgcctcctcccc ctgatCCTAACCTCATGCTACAGAAAATTGCATTTGCAACTCCTCCAATACCCAACCAAGGCCCAGCTGTTCCATTATCAGCATCAATACCATCTAAAGAACCTACATTCCAGCAGCCATTTCTGGGTCCAACATCATTCCTTTATCAGCGTCCACCTCCTTTGGCATTTCCTCCAGGGaacttcttgggtcccttgcagTCAGCTCCAAGGTTACCTGGTATATCTGACCTTCACAGCAGTAGTGATGTTCCAGGGCCCCCAAGTACAGACAAGCTAAACAAGATTCTGGAGAAGCTACAAGCCATGTTCCCACAGTGCAACAAGGCACAGTTGACTGACATTTTGCAACAAGTTAAGATGAAACGCGGAACACTTGCTGGCCTTACTGTGGAAGAACTGTGCCAACTTGTAGCTACACAGCTGCATGAGCCACTACTAAGGGAAGCTTCAAATCCAGATCTTAAAGTGACACAGCCTATTGGACATGGTAGACCCCAGTACCAAAACACACAACGAACTGCACCATTCTTGTCATCAGCTACAGGAGCATATGCAGTACGTCCGCAGTTGTGTCTAATCTGTCAAAAGAATGTACAGCCCCATGACCTGCAGCCTATGTCTTGTAATCATGTCATGCACGTAGAGTGCAATCGATTCTGGGCGATAACCAATAAAAACAATTCCTGCCCCTTCTGCCCGAGCCAAAGATGA